Proteins from a genomic interval of Microbacterium phyllosphaerae:
- a CDS encoding YcxB family protein has protein sequence MSLTVDERLLRGMARDAAVYALTRPTAIIMWVALTAALALSILNQSAAGGSPGLSGLLPVASIALMVYAVVMTIVGARRAVRSATPPGTVVWVRLGETALHIGAGTRTSDIDYRTFQSMRAGRDAVLLKLRGASAITAIPRSLLTDADIAQLRARIG, from the coding sequence ATGTCACTCACGGTCGATGAGAGGCTGCTCCGGGGAATGGCACGGGATGCCGCCGTCTACGCTCTCACCCGCCCCACAGCGATCATCATGTGGGTCGCCCTGACCGCCGCCCTCGCCCTCAGCATCCTGAACCAGAGCGCGGCCGGCGGCAGCCCGGGACTGTCGGGACTGCTGCCCGTCGCGAGCATCGCGCTCATGGTCTATGCCGTGGTGATGACGATCGTCGGCGCTCGACGTGCGGTGCGCTCGGCCACGCCGCCCGGTACCGTGGTCTGGGTGCGGCTCGGGGAGACGGCCCTGCACATCGGCGCGGGGACGCGCACGTCCGACATCGACTACCGCACCTTTCAGAGCATGCGCGCAGGCAGGGATGCGGTCCTGCTGAAGCTGCGCGGAGCCTCGGCGATCACGGCGATCCCCCGCAGCCTGCTGACCGACGCCGACATCGCGCAGTTGCGCGCTCGGATCGGTTGA
- the dapD gene encoding 2,3,4,5-tetrahydropyridine-2,6-dicarboxylate N-succinyltransferase: protein MTEARTVWGTGLSTIAGDGTVLDAWFPEVLTDAPSAGDAAAALVSLEALAGPDERRNVTVETVRLQIDLDAAPASTVDAYLRLHALSHLVVRPNELNLDGIFSHLPNVAWTNAGPVHPDDAARLRPQLQRAGIQVQGLDKFPRLSDYVQPAGVRIADASRVRLGAHLSPGTTVMHEGFVNFNAGTLGSSMVEGRISQGVVVGDGSDIGGGSSIMGTLSGGGAHRVSIGSRTLLGANAGIGISLGDDCVVEAGLYVTAGTKVVLVDGPTTAEGGKKTVKAAELSGQDGLLFRRNSLSGAVEAVRRAGVGVTLNEALHA from the coding sequence ATGACTGAGGCGCGCACCGTGTGGGGTACCGGACTTTCGACGATCGCCGGCGACGGCACCGTGCTGGACGCCTGGTTCCCCGAAGTGCTCACCGACGCACCGTCGGCCGGAGACGCCGCTGCCGCGCTCGTCAGCCTCGAGGCTCTGGCCGGACCCGACGAGCGCCGCAACGTCACCGTCGAGACGGTCCGACTGCAGATCGACCTGGATGCCGCACCGGCATCGACCGTCGACGCCTACCTGCGTCTGCACGCTCTGTCGCACCTGGTGGTGCGTCCGAACGAGCTCAACCTCGACGGCATCTTCTCGCACCTGCCGAACGTGGCCTGGACGAACGCCGGCCCTGTTCATCCCGATGACGCGGCCCGGCTGCGTCCGCAGCTGCAGCGCGCCGGCATCCAGGTGCAGGGACTCGACAAGTTCCCCCGACTCAGCGACTACGTGCAGCCGGCAGGTGTCCGCATCGCCGACGCCTCACGCGTCCGACTCGGTGCGCACCTCTCCCCCGGCACGACCGTCATGCACGAGGGCTTCGTGAACTTCAACGCCGGTACGCTCGGCTCGTCGATGGTCGAAGGCCGCATCTCCCAGGGCGTCGTCGTGGGCGACGGCAGCGACATCGGCGGGGGCTCGTCGATCATGGGCACTCTGTCGGGAGGCGGCGCACACCGTGTGTCGATCGGTTCGCGCACGCTGCTCGGAGCGAACGCCGGCATCGGCATCTCGCTCGGTGACGACTGCGTGGTCGAGGCCGGTCTCTACGTCACGGCAGGCACCAAGGTCGTCCTCGTCGACGGCCCCACCACGGCCGAGGGCGGCAAGAAGACAGTGAAGGCCGCCGAGCTCTCGGGACAGGACGGGCTGCTGTTCCGCCGCAACTCGCTCAGCGGAGCGGTCGAGGCTGTCCGTCGCGCCGGCGTCGGCGTGACCCTCAACGAAGCGCTGCACGCCTGA
- a CDS encoding DUF3117 domain-containing protein — protein MAAMKPRTGDGPMEAVKEGRLIIVRVPLEGGGRLVVSVNDAEAKELHDVLAAVVAPA, from the coding sequence ATGGCAGCGATGAAGCCGAGGACCGGAGACGGACCCATGGAGGCCGTGAAAGAAGGGCGACTCATCATCGTGCGCGTCCCGCTCGAAGGAGGCGGCCGTCTGGTCGTCTCCGTGAACGACGCAGAGGCGAAGGAACTTCACGACGTGCTGGCAGCCGTCGTGGCTCCCGCCTGA
- a CDS encoding DEAD/DEAH box helicase: MTSFLDLGVPADLAAVLSKDGKTEAFAIQRDTLPDSLAGRDLLGRGRTGSGKTIAFALPLVSRLAASSRKSRPNHPRGLVLAPTRELATQIAATIAPLAEAKGLRVTTVFGGVSQRPQEQAMRNGVDIVVACPGRLEDLMKQRVVQLDAVEVTVLDEADHMADLGFLPGVTRILTATPAGGQRLLFSATLDRGIDTLARRFLSNAVSHEVDEESVPVGEMTHRVLVVDSTDNKTTLVRDLASGTGRRILFTRTKHQAKKLAKQLTAAGIPAVDLHGNLSQNARERNLGAFSSDPADGGVRVLVATDVAARGVHVDNVDLVVHVDPPMEHKAYLHRSGRTARAGAAGTVVTVVLPEQRRDVKDLLRKAAISAALEPVTSDAVTELVPERAPHVRPAPVQQQQQRQAPKQRPAGGERNSAANPPSRRSRRPRSGQGGQGQGAQAGSRQGGQSRSGGQGGRGRGSQGR; this comes from the coding sequence ATGACTTCCTTCCTCGATCTCGGCGTGCCCGCCGACCTCGCCGCCGTCCTCTCGAAGGACGGCAAGACGGAGGCGTTCGCGATTCAGCGCGACACCCTCCCCGACTCCCTCGCCGGCCGCGACCTCCTCGGCCGCGGACGCACCGGCAGCGGCAAGACGATCGCGTTCGCGCTTCCCCTCGTCTCGCGCCTCGCGGCCTCGTCGCGCAAGAGCCGCCCGAACCACCCTCGCGGTCTGGTGCTCGCACCGACCCGTGAGCTCGCCACTCAGATCGCCGCGACCATCGCGCCGCTCGCCGAGGCCAAGGGTCTGCGCGTCACCACCGTCTTCGGCGGTGTCAGCCAGCGCCCGCAGGAGCAGGCGATGCGCAACGGCGTCGACATCGTCGTGGCGTGCCCCGGCCGCCTCGAAGACCTCATGAAGCAGCGGGTCGTGCAGCTCGACGCCGTCGAGGTCACCGTGCTCGACGAGGCCGACCACATGGCCGACCTCGGCTTCCTGCCCGGCGTCACCCGCATCCTCACCGCGACTCCTGCCGGCGGCCAGCGCCTGCTGTTCAGCGCGACCCTCGACCGCGGCATCGACACTCTCGCCCGCCGCTTCCTCTCGAACGCCGTGAGCCACGAGGTCGACGAAGAGAGCGTTCCGGTCGGCGAGATGACGCACCGCGTGCTCGTGGTCGACTCGACCGACAACAAGACCACGCTCGTGCGCGACCTCGCTTCGGGCACCGGTCGCCGCATCCTCTTCACGCGCACGAAGCACCAGGCCAAGAAGCTCGCGAAGCAGCTCACCGCCGCCGGTATCCCGGCTGTCGATCTGCACGGCAACCTGTCGCAGAACGCCCGCGAGCGCAACCTCGGTGCCTTCTCGTCCGATCCTGCGGACGGCGGAGTGCGCGTTCTCGTCGCGACCGACGTCGCCGCCCGTGGCGTGCACGTCGACAACGTCGACCTCGTCGTCCACGTCGACCCGCCCATGGAGCACAAGGCGTACCTGCACCGCTCCGGCCGCACGGCTCGCGCCGGCGCAGCAGGAACGGTCGTCACGGTCGTCCTGCCCGAGCAGCGTCGCGACGTGAAGGACCTCCTCCGCAAGGCGGCCATCTCGGCCGCTCTCGAGCCGGTCACGTCGGATGCCGTCACCGAGCTCGTGCCCGAGCGCGCCCCGCACGTGCGCCCGGCGCCGGTTCAGCAGCAGCAGCAGCGTCAGGCCCCGAAGCAGCGTCCGGCCGGTGGCGAGCGGAACTCCGCAGCGAACCCGCCGTCGCGTCGCAGCCGCCGCCCCCGCTCCGGTCAGGGCGGCCAGGGACAGGGTGCGCAGGCCGGATCCCGTCAGGGCGGCCAGTCCCGCTCGGGTGGCCAGGGCGGCCGCGGTCGCGGTTCACAGGGCCGCTGA
- a CDS encoding citrate synthase encodes MKIHEEARVSAAAEQQATAKLTIGETTAEFPLVRGTAGTDSIDFSTLTRQTGYTGLDYGFVNTASTKSAITFIDGDKGILRYRGYPIEQLAGSTSYLEVAWLLIYGELPSAAELAEFDEKIRRHTLLHEDLKRFFSALPHTAHPMSVLSSAVAALSTYYEGQTDPHNPEHVELNMIRMLAKLPVIAAYAHKKSVGQAFLYPDNSLGFVENFLKLNFGVHSEEYQVNPVMSKALELLLILHEDHEQNASTSTVRLVGSTGANQFASISAGIQALSGPLHGGANEAVLTMLGQIRDSGQSVSRFVERVKNKEEGVKLMGFGHRVYKNYDPRAKLVKEAAGEVLAELGVTDPLLDLAQELEELALADDYFKERRLYPNVDFYTGVIYKAMGFPTRMFTVLFAIGRLPGWLAQWRELQLDPQTKIGRPQQLYTGSPERTFQTR; translated from the coding sequence ATGAAGATCCATGAGGAGGCCCGCGTGAGCGCAGCGGCAGAGCAGCAGGCGACGGCGAAGCTGACGATCGGCGAGACCACTGCGGAGTTCCCGCTCGTGCGCGGCACGGCAGGGACTGACAGCATCGACTTCTCGACGCTGACCCGCCAGACCGGCTACACGGGCCTCGACTACGGGTTCGTCAACACGGCGTCGACGAAGTCCGCGATCACGTTCATCGACGGCGACAAGGGCATCCTGCGCTACCGCGGGTACCCGATCGAGCAGCTCGCGGGCTCGACCAGCTACCTCGAGGTCGCGTGGCTCCTCATCTACGGCGAGCTGCCGTCGGCGGCCGAGCTCGCGGAGTTCGACGAGAAGATCCGTCGGCACACGCTGCTGCACGAAGACCTCAAGCGCTTCTTCTCGGCTCTGCCGCACACGGCGCACCCGATGTCGGTGCTGTCGTCGGCGGTCGCGGCACTCTCGACCTACTACGAGGGTCAGACCGACCCGCACAACCCCGAGCACGTCGAGCTCAACATGATCCGCATGCTCGCCAAGCTTCCGGTCATCGCTGCGTACGCGCACAAGAAGAGCGTGGGCCAGGCCTTCCTCTACCCCGACAACTCGCTCGGGTTCGTCGAGAACTTCCTCAAGCTCAACTTCGGCGTGCACTCCGAGGAGTACCAGGTCAACCCGGTGATGTCGAAGGCGCTCGAGCTCCTTCTGATCCTGCACGAGGACCACGAGCAGAACGCCTCGACCTCGACCGTGCGCCTGGTCGGCTCGACCGGTGCGAACCAGTTCGCCTCGATCTCCGCCGGCATCCAGGCCCTCTCCGGCCCCCTGCACGGCGGTGCGAACGAAGCCGTCCTCACGATGCTGGGCCAGATCCGCGACTCCGGCCAGAGCGTGTCTCGTTTCGTGGAGCGGGTGAAGAACAAGGAGGAGGGTGTGAAGCTGATGGGCTTCGGGCACCGGGTCTACAAGAACTACGACCCTCGCGCCAAGCTCGTCAAGGAGGCCGCCGGCGAGGTGCTCGCAGAACTCGGCGTCACCGATCCGCTGCTCGACCTCGCACAGGAGCTCGAGGAACTCGCCCTCGCCGACGACTACTTCAAGGAGCGTCGTCTGTACCCGAACGTGGACTTCTACACCGGCGTGATCTACAAGGCGATGGGCTTCCCGACGCGCATGTTCACCGTGCTGTTCGCCATCGGCCGTCTGCCCGGCTGGCTCGCGCAGTGGCGTGAGCTGCAGCTCGACCCGCAGACCAAGATCGGTCGCCCGCAGCAGCTCTACACGGGTTCGCCCGAGCGCACCTTCCAGACGCGCTGA
- a CDS encoding SRPBCC family protein, producing MPVVSAEAVVPVDPATAFAVSQTTGAVRRRWDPFISEQHFLDGAEAAAKDVRTFTRQRFGFSMVSRYVSYAPPRNVGMVMETGPWFFTKLGGGWRFTEVPDGTLAVWKYNFSCRPTWIAPIAEWIGVRVLGFEIRRRLAGFVRGCSDPQVLEEVRRTAH from the coding sequence ATGCCCGTCGTCAGCGCAGAGGCCGTCGTTCCGGTCGACCCGGCGACGGCCTTCGCGGTGTCGCAGACGACGGGAGCGGTGCGCAGGCGCTGGGACCCCTTCATCAGCGAGCAGCATTTTCTCGACGGCGCGGAGGCGGCGGCCAAGGACGTGCGGACGTTCACTCGGCAGCGATTCGGCTTCTCGATGGTGAGCAGATACGTGTCCTACGCCCCGCCGCGCAACGTCGGCATGGTCATGGAGACCGGGCCGTGGTTCTTCACCAAGCTCGGCGGCGGCTGGCGCTTCACCGAGGTGCCGGACGGCACGCTCGCCGTGTGGAAGTACAACTTCTCGTGCCGCCCCACGTGGATCGCTCCGATCGCCGAATGGATCGGCGTCCGCGTTCTCGGCTTCGAGATCAGACGCCGCCTGGCGGGATTCGTACGCGGTTGCTCAGACCCTCAGGTACTCGAGGAAGTACGGCGTACCGCGCACTGA
- a CDS encoding twin-arginine translocase TatA/TatE family subunit has protein sequence MQFGITFEKLLLIGLIAVLLIGPERLPRYAESVAKLARRAGEFLRDTKSRVRDEMGPEIDDVDWRKLDPRQYDPRRIIRDALFEDDPAPGKARAETVVAEPAVKPVHAPRVRPEFSHSSPPPYDPEAT, from the coding sequence ATGCAGTTCGGGATCACCTTCGAGAAGCTGCTGCTCATAGGTCTGATCGCTGTGCTGCTCATCGGACCGGAGCGGCTGCCGCGCTACGCCGAGAGCGTCGCCAAGCTCGCTCGGCGTGCCGGGGAGTTCCTGAGGGACACGAAGTCGCGCGTCCGCGACGAGATGGGCCCCGAGATCGACGACGTCGACTGGCGCAAGCTCGACCCTCGCCAGTATGACCCTCGCCGGATCATCCGCGATGCTCTCTTCGAGGATGACCCCGCACCGGGGAAGGCTCGTGCAGAGACCGTCGTCGCCGAGCCGGCCGTGAAACCGGTGCACGCTCCGCGGGTGCGTCCGGAGTTCTCGCACTCGAGTCCTCCGCCGTACGACCCTGAGGCCACCTGA
- the dapE gene encoding succinyl-diaminopimelate desuccinylase: protein MVLDLTASSVDLTRAICDIPSVSGDEKTLADAIEEAISVYDHLEVLRHGNTIVARTNLGREQRVAIAGHIDTVPINDNVPTKDVEIDGVAHLWGRGTVDMKSGTAVQLKLAAELTEPSVDITWMWYDNEEVEASKNGLALLAAVRPDLFRADFAILGEPSNGEVEGGCNGTMRAIVRTTGVRAHAARAWIGENAIHRAAPILARLAEYRAREIPVDGLLYRESMSAVRITGGVAGNVIPDACEVEVNYRFAPSKSAADAEAHIRNLLAGFDVEITDAAEGARPGLDAPIAQEFVAAVGAEPRPKYGWTDVARFSALGIPAVNYGPGDPHLAHHDEERVPLAQIDAVERGLRTWLSSR from the coding sequence ATGGTGCTCGATCTGACAGCGTCCTCCGTCGACCTGACCCGCGCGATCTGCGACATCCCGAGTGTCTCGGGTGACGAGAAGACCCTCGCGGATGCCATCGAGGAGGCGATCTCGGTCTACGACCACCTCGAGGTGCTCCGCCACGGCAACACGATCGTCGCCCGCACGAACCTGGGTCGCGAGCAACGGGTCGCGATCGCCGGTCACATCGACACCGTGCCGATCAATGACAACGTGCCGACGAAGGACGTCGAGATCGACGGCGTCGCGCACCTCTGGGGCCGCGGAACCGTCGACATGAAGAGCGGCACCGCCGTGCAGCTGAAGCTCGCCGCCGAGCTGACCGAGCCCTCGGTCGACATCACCTGGATGTGGTACGACAACGAGGAGGTCGAGGCGTCGAAGAACGGCCTCGCGCTTCTCGCCGCAGTGCGCCCCGACCTCTTCCGCGCCGACTTCGCGATCCTCGGCGAGCCGTCGAACGGCGAGGTCGAGGGCGGATGCAACGGCACGATGCGCGCGATCGTCCGCACCACAGGGGTGCGTGCCCACGCCGCACGCGCGTGGATCGGCGAGAACGCGATCCATCGTGCGGCTCCGATCCTCGCGCGCCTCGCCGAGTACCGCGCCAGGGAGATCCCGGTCGACGGCCTGCTGTATCGCGAGAGCATGAGCGCGGTGCGCATCACCGGCGGAGTCGCGGGCAATGTGATCCCCGACGCGTGCGAGGTCGAGGTGAACTACCGGTTCGCGCCCAGCAAGTCGGCGGCCGATGCCGAGGCCCACATCCGCAACCTCCTCGCCGGATTCGACGTCGAGATCACCGATGCCGCCGAGGGCGCCCGCCCGGGCCTCGACGCCCCCATCGCCCAGGAGTTCGTGGCAGCCGTCGGCGCCGAACCCCGCCCGAAGTACGGATGGACCGACGTCGCCCGCTTCTCGGCTCTCGGCATCCCCGCCGTCAACTACGGCCCCGGCGACCCTCACCTCGCGCACCACGACGAGGAGCGGGTGCCGCTCGCGCAAATCGATGCGGTCGAGCGAGGACTCCGCACGTGGCTCAGCTCGCGCTGA
- a CDS encoding O-methyltransferase, which translates to MSENDANARFIRESIVEPSPIARARAHAVELGASPISAAIGSQIAVLAAATGARSIVEIGTGAGVSGLWLLRGAPQAVLTSIDNEPEHLAAARQAFADARVPVTKARFITGRAADVLPRMNEASYDIVLVDADPENVIDYVEHGLRLVRTGGMVLVPRVLGGGRVADPVQRDEVTSAYRSLIQETQESSAVLATVSTSGEGLLQLISVGES; encoded by the coding sequence ATGAGCGAGAACGATGCGAATGCACGTTTCATCCGCGAATCCATCGTGGAGCCGTCGCCGATCGCCCGCGCCCGCGCGCACGCCGTCGAACTCGGCGCCTCGCCGATCAGCGCCGCCATCGGCTCGCAGATCGCCGTGCTGGCCGCCGCGACGGGCGCCAGGTCGATCGTCGAGATCGGCACAGGAGCGGGCGTCTCGGGGCTCTGGCTGCTGCGCGGAGCGCCGCAGGCCGTTCTGACCTCGATCGACAACGAGCCGGAGCATCTGGCCGCCGCTCGTCAGGCATTCGCGGATGCTCGCGTCCCGGTGACGAAGGCGCGTTTCATCACCGGACGCGCCGCCGACGTGCTGCCGCGTATGAACGAGGCGTCGTACGACATCGTTCTCGTCGACGCCGACCCCGAGAACGTCATCGACTACGTCGAGCACGGGCTGCGGCTCGTGCGCACGGGCGGCATGGTCCTCGTCCCCCGAGTCCTCGGAGGGGGCCGGGTCGCCGACCCCGTGCAGCGCGACGAGGTCACGTCGGCCTATCGCTCGCTCATCCAGGAGACGCAGGAGTCGTCTGCGGTGCTCGCCACCGTCTCGACGAGCGGCGAGGGCCTGCTGCAGCTGATCAGCGTCGGCGAATCCTGA